DNA sequence from the Microtus ochrogaster isolate Prairie Vole_2 chromosome 2, MicOch1.0, whole genome shotgun sequence genome:
NNNNNNNNNNNNNNNNNNNNNNNNNNNNNNNNNNNNNNNNNNNNNNNNNNNNNNNNNNNNNNNNNNNNNNNNNNNNNNNNNNNNNNNNNNNNNNNNNNNNNNNNNNNNNNNNNNNNNNNNNNNNNNNNNNNNNNNNNNNNNNNNNNNNNNNNNNNNNNNNNNNNNNNNNNNNNNNNNNNNNNNNNNNNNNNNNNNNNNNNNNNNNNNNNNNNNNNNNNNNNNNNNNNNNNNNNNNNNNNNNNNNNNNNNNNNNNNNNNNNNNNNNNNNNNNNNNNNNNNNNNNNNNNNNNNNNNNNNNNNNNNNNNNNNNNNNNNNNNNNNNNNNNNNNNNNNNNNNNNNNNNNNNNNNNNNNNNNNNNNNNNNNNNNNNNNNNNNNNNNNNNNNNNNNNNNNNNNNNNNNNNNNNNNNNNNNNNNNNNNNNNNNNNNNNNNNNNNNNNNNNNNNNNNNNNNNNNNNNNNNNNNNNNNNNNNNNNNNNNNNNNNNNNNNNNNNNNNNNNNNNNNNNNNNNNNNNNNNNNNNNNNNNNNNNNNNNNNNNNNNNNNNNNNNNNNNNNNNNNNNNNNNNNNNNNNNNNNNNNNNNNNNNNNNNNNNNNNNNNNNNNNNNNNNNNNNNNNNNNNNNNNNNNNNNNNNNNNNNNNNNNNNNNNNNNNNNNNNNNNNNNNNNNNNNNNNNNNNNNNNNNNNNNNNNNNNNNNNNNNNNNNNNNNNNNNNNNNNNNNNNNNNNNNNNNNNNNNNNNNNNNNNNNNNNNNNNNNNNNNNNNNNNNNNNNNNNNNNNNNNNNNNNNNNNNNNNNNNNNNNNNNNNNNATAAATTAATGGAAGAGAgactagagagaagaaaaatgaaagaaagagaagaatgtaAATCAAATGTGATGACATTCTCTTAGGAATAAAGATAAAACATGAGAATACCaataaaatgttgaaattctGAATCAATTTAATGTTTTTCAGCAAAAGTTACATATTTTCCTCAGTCAAGGACTATTTAATCTTAATACGAGACAGATTATCCCACGttttacaaatgttttctttgcaaCGCAATATCGCTTCAGTCATCACTGTCACTTTCCGATTCACTCAGCTGCAAATCacttcctaaaacaaaacaaacaaaatcgtAGTCATTAAAAATGTGAACTGTTAATATTTAATGTGTTCATTTAGCTTTATCAAAAATAAACGTGCAAATGTTATGTCGAAAGTGATTCTGTTAATCTAGCATTTTGTAATTGATAATATGATTGCTTATCATATAATTACGCCACATATCTGGTAAAGCAATCAATACTGCCTAGAAAAGAGAAACCATAGCAGCAAACTCCCAGTGGCACCTATCACTTACGTTAGCCTCCTCTCACATGCTGATGACATCGTCCCTCTTTCCACTATCGGCTTATCATATcaagaaatgagataaaaatgcCTCCTCTCACATGCTGATGACATCGTCCCTCTTTCCACTATCGGCTTATCATATcaagaaatgagataaaaatgcttttaaaaatcaaactattattttcaagaggaaaaaaatgtataatacctttaatttaaaatgcatttcaagCCATTATGGAACAGATGTTAAGGGTCACTAGACTAGATGTCATTCAATGTCAGAATGCTTGCCTATGCACAGAGCCTGGGGTTCAACCCTTAGCACCATAAAGAATATCTAATAACCGATTGTCTGTGAGCTTAGTCACTGAGCTAACCTCAATGGAGCACAAAGACAGGAAACAGATATCTAGCAGGGACAAATGCTGTGTGGAACTGTGGAAAGACAGCAGGAGGTGCTATTACAGATACTGTTGCTGGGAGAGCTTCAGGAGAGGCAACATTTGAACAGAAATTTAAGGTagaaagtcataaaaaaaaatggaggcatAGTGTCTAGCTGAAGAGAACAAGTATAAATGCCCAAGGCAAGTGTAGAGTGGTTgtgattttttaattatacatttttcggtaatttcacacatgcatataatgtatttatatcatttccaccTCAAACTCACCTCTACAACTAACTCCTCCTGGATGCCTCCCTCCCTGACAACACATCATTTTCCAAACTTTatatcttagttttctttttaatcctcTGAGTCCAATTGGCTGAGTCCAATTGGCTCTGCCTGCATATACAAGGGTGGAGCTTGGATCACacctctgaagaaaactgactttcccagAGTAGGCTTGCAGTACATGCCAGAATAGGGGTGGGacttacatgattttttttttttttgacttgcaAAAGGGCTACTGTGGCTAGAGTgggataaatgagaaaaatagggAACGAGGTCAGAAAGACCAGAAAAAGTCACAGCAAGGATTGTTTGAATGCATGGGACAATTTTAAGTAGGCAACTAAGGTGAAGCTAACTACATTGGTGAATACACAGGCAACTAAGTTGAAGCTAACTACATTGGTGAATACACTGTAAGAGTATAGAAGAAACATTGAAGCAGGGAGAGAAGTGGAGTCTTTGCAGCTCCTCAGAAGAAAATGCCAGCTTTGACTTGGCCATGCCAGCAGAACTGTCACTTTGTCCTCAATGCGCCATAGTTTAAGTGTGCCTTTATTCTCATGTATCCAGTTTAGAATCTGGAGTAGATTCATGACTGTGTTAGCCCTGGAAAATTCTAAAGTTTTCCATACTCTCCCTTCTAGTCATTCATAGAATTCCTAGTATACAGTGTTTCATCATTGCCATCTATTTTCTATACCTCTAAATTgtctctcttattttttattttatattgtgttCTGGAATATTTCCATAGTATTATCTTCCATCTAACTAATCCATTTTTTATCCATGTCCATCTTGACTATTTTTATTGACCTTTTTCAAGAAATTTCCATGACCTGTCCTTTCAAAAGATTTTTAGACGTTTATttactcacatgtgtgtgcattcatgcatgcacgtGGGAGTCAGGGGTCAGTTTGTGgatgtcagttctctccttccaccatgtgatttctggagactgaactcaagtcagaaaacttggtgacaagtgtctttacccactgagccatcccactgatgcaaatttatttttaaaatgatggaaCTCAAACTctgggccttgtgtatgctatgCAAACACTCTTCTGTAGAGctactttgttattttcaaaatttgttgcattttacttatttctgctttcctttcctttattatctttttaaagctATGTTTTGGATTAGGTGTGGttgttcacacctttaatctcagcactcaaaaggtagaagaagatgaatttttttttcaggccagTCAGACctacataatgagatcttgtctcaaaataggaaaaagaaaaaaaaagaaaagaattatgtcTTCATAATATCTTTCTtagcaacacattttttttcttgtttcagaaTTCTGTTTGCCCATTTTGAGGGgaagtttgtctttttctctaccTTTTTAACACTCTTACAGGATTTTGAGGTTCTTTAAACCCAGCCTACAGTTTCATTTACCAGAAACAGGTTTTACAATCACATTTAAAGATTGCTATCTTCTGAAGATATGGTAGGTCCCTTCAATGAGCCAGTGAATAACAAGGCTGTAAAAGCAATGGGTtgagaaacagcagcagctgTCAGCATGCAAATGGTGCCTTTTCCCAGCTTCCTTTTACTAGCTGAAGATCATCCACATATTTACAGATCTTTCCCACCTCACCCTGCCTCCACCATAGACTGTCTACTTCCAACAGAAATCATAACTTAACTTCCCTACTTATATCAAGCAACTTTGTGTGTGTTCNNNNNNNNNNNNNNNNNNNNNNNNNNNNNNNNNNNNNNNNNNNNNNNNNNNNNNNNNNNNNNNNNNNNNNNNNNNNNNNNNNNNNNNNNNNNNNNNNNNNNNNNNNNNNNNNNNNNNNNNNNNNNNNNNNNNNNNNNNNNNNNNNNNNNNNNNNNNNNNNNNNNNNNNNNNNNNNNNNNNNNNNNNNNNNNNNNNNNNNNNNNNNNNNNNNNNNNNNNNNNNNNNNNNNNNNNNNNNNNNNNNNNNNNNNNNNNNNNNcttaggttttgtttttggtttttaacatTGATTCTAGGGACTCAACTAACGTCTGCTAAGCACCTTattaactgagctatctctctagctaCATAACAAGcactttgtatgtgtatgtatgtgtctatacatGCAAGGGCAGTCAGAACACAGCCTTGGACATTGTTCTTCAGGCACTGGGATCTGCCAGCtaagctagactggctgactgcctgtctctgcctccccagcagtaGAATGGCAGGCATGCAGCTCCCCTGCGGCCACATACagtttttaacatgggttctgggaagccAATTCAGGTCTTTATACTTacatagcaagtgctttactgacAGAGCTGTCTCCCAGCCAACATTCcaagcacttctttttttttttttttagtattttttctctgatattttttattactttataaataataggaataaaaatttccacttcctcccctcctccaacttctTTCCCGCTTCCCcactcaccttcctcctccccctccagttctcaagagaaggcagggtaccctgccctgtgggaagtccaaggccctcccccctttatccaggcttaggaaggtgtgcatccaaacagactaggatcccaaaaaagccagtacatgcagtagagacaaatcccagtgccattatcattggcttctcagtcagcccccattgtcaggcacattcagagagtccagtttgatccatgctcgttcagtcctaGCCCAGCTGGCTTTGAtaagctcccattagttcaggcacactgtctcagtgggtggatcaattcctcatggtcctgacttccttggtcatattctccctccttctgctcttcaactggaccttgggagctcagtccaagcACTTCTAAGCTAATCTTGAAAGTTATCCAAGCTGCTTCCTACTACTTCCCTTTAAACTCAAAACCAATACCATTAACAAatccatttttttatgtttgtacttcaattcttttctttaaaaaagttttattctgctttttaaatttattttaaaaatttatttaattttattttatgtacatgtgatatctatctgcatgcatgcctgtacacCACCTTTGTGTAAGCCCTGGGAGCCCAGAAGAAGGGGGCATATCCCCTGGACATGTGTGTAGTCTGTTACCCCAGTGCTagatccctagagctcactggccagctaatcTAGACTAATCAGTGACTTAGAGGCAAAGTAATAGAACTTGACTAAAAATATGGTGGAAAGTAATAGAGGGAGACAACTGAAGTTGACTTGCAGCCTACAAATGCATGggtacacaaatgcatgcatacctgtacatacacatatatacatgtacactacacataaacaaatacatagaaataaataaataaagcaatataaTTATGTTAAGGTCTAGTCTCTACTGTAAAAGAAATTGCAAACTTTGAAAAGTTTAAAGCAGGAGAGGTGATAAATTATATTTGAATCATTTAAAGATCAATATGGCTAATAATATACACAGTGGATCAAAATGGCCTTGACTGTATACACAAGACTtgcataagatcaagccagtcaagcATGAATGTAGAAGGGCCTTACAAAACCCCATCCTGAAATGAGGAGTTATTGGTAGTTGATGGTTGCTGGAAGGAAAACTCTGAAGTTATCTTCAGAGATGCATCCCTTGGAAGGTTGCTCTTGCTTCAGCTAATGAACCTACagacatgtacacaaacatactgGCAATACACAGTGGACATTGCAGTTAAGacaagagagaacatgaagttaggAGGAAGACCTGGAAGCAATAGCAGGAATCAAGAAAATGAGCCGAACTACAGTGGTAGTAGTAGAGACAAAATGAAGTAGAtggatttgaaaaatatttaggaGGTAAAAGTCAACAGGACTTGGTGAAGTATTaactacacaaaaagaaaagagagacactCACCCCAGAATACAATGGACTTCTGGTTTACATAATGAAACAAATGCTGCCGTTCACTAGGCAAAACTCAGTGAGCCAAAGAATATCAGGTTAATTTTTGGACAAAGCATATTTGAGGTGCCTTTTACTAGGAGATGAAGCCAGACCTATCTACCCAGGACTCAGAGGTCCGCATGGAGATATGTACTGGACAGTTACCTACATATAAGTATTGGCTGAAACAGAAGCATGAGTTGGCTATCTAAGGAAAGaggataaaataagaaaacacagaggaaCCCCAACTCTAATGATAGAGTAGATTTTAAACATGGCTAATGGTTATAAAATGAGACTCTTCTTTGACTAAATTTTAGTTCCCAACAAACATGGCTACACTGCAAATCCTGTTTTAGTTACTTGTGCTCATGTATACTTACGTAAAGTACTCATCAGTAGGCCACTGTTGTCATGAAATCTATTGCGGCTAGCATCAGTATCTGGAGTCCTGTACTGTGGCCTGGCAGACATGCTAGAATGTCCTGAGCTATATGTCCCTGGACCTGAAGGAGAGGATCGGTCATCATCTTCTGAATCGCTAGAACTATCCTCACTGCTTGAAGACGAGGTACTTTTGGAATCTGATGAACTGTCGCAACTACTCATCTGGTCCATTAGACTAGCTTCTGCCTTCAgttctgaaagaagaaatatacgtaaaataaataacatgaagAAACACAGTAACATATAAATGCATTATCTTTTAAGAAGACTTTGATAAATACATATTACAACAtctaaattaacatttatttttaaaaatgtcctgtAGCATTGTTAACCAAGAGACTCCAAACACACAGCCTGTTGATGTTGCCCTTGGTTATCTGGGGGTGGAAGGTAGGTCCTTGCTGTTGAAGATATCATGTGCTTCAGAAACAGGACCCAAAGACTCCTGAGCCAGAACCAACCTGAATGCCCTCTCTCTGAAGACTAACTTTCATGGTAGcagaaggtgccatgcaagcttccaatgGAAAGAGGCAACCAGCAGTCCCACCCAGCTACCATTTGCCTCTGAACAACATCAAGGACTAGCTTGACACGATAACCCTAAGAGAGCAGTGATTGTGCACACACCTTGGTGATACCAGCTGCTCTCTAATTGTACGTAAGACCCAGTCAACCAGAGACAGACCatacctggtactggaaacctactTAACTACTCGGTGCTAGTGAAGTCATGATTATTGGAAAAGGATCTACAACTACCAATTTACTAAAAACCAACATAATTCTTGATAACAGccatctataaacatttgtccttgtacccacagataagtgtagtcttcgCCCCTGATTGAAGAAACTTCTCCTTGCAACAGGCAGAGATCataacagaaaaccacaatcaaaatggagagttgtggagcccagtacTAACAGAAACAGCTAAAAGACACTCCTGAACCTCAGGGAACATCagggaaaagggaacagaaagattgtaaggcTCAGAGggtcagggagtttgctgtgagattgtgtctcctagtaatatcaggAGTTAGACTCAGAGTTTACTGCCCAAATGATAGCAAACAACAATGACACAAATGAGCATGGCAGACTGGACAAAGGAAAGTCCTTGTGGCCTCAGTTCTGCATGAAGAatataggcaactgaggaaatcTTGGAGTGAGAGAAatagccttcacacacacacacacacacacacacacacacacacacacacacacacaatcatggaGCAGTCTTTGTTGTATTAAGCCACAGACTTCCTTTCCCCAGGAACTGTACTTCAATTGCTAGTAAAGCCCCTTTGTCAAGTTCACCAGTAGGAACTCTAGTTACTGGAGATTtaccaagaaaaccaaaacagacctACAAAAGGTCTGGAATTAGAATGTCATTTGAAACATAGCCCACAAAAGCAGGCAAGTATCTGCATGCTAAACCTGAACCATGACTGCCTGCTAAGCAAAAGATTTAAATATTGTCCCTAGAATACAAACCAAAATGAAGATGTGCTGGGAAGTTACCTATTATGCTGTAAATCAGGAAAATCATAACTTGAATGAGGAAAGCCCACATCAATTCTCAGAAAAATTAGATGTAAGACTTATCTGAGAGGATCTTAAGATAACTTTCACAGAATGATTCAATTATAATTTCTCTTGaatcaaatgaaaaaattttaaaaactagaaattttAAACACAGATGAAATGGAAACTGTAAAAATGACAGCACAACCCGCTGGGTAGAGAGCCCACTTACCAGAGAATGAATAAACCATGAGAACTCCCTTGATCTAAAGCAGAAAATATCTGAAACAAAGCGAACAGGTCCCCAAAGATCTGTTGCAGAGTGACAAAAGTGCCAACATTTGTAGCAACTGAACTCTTtgaggacagagaaaggggaTTGAAAAATGATTAGGAGAAATAATGCCTGAAAACATCCTAAGGTTGATTAAAGACATCAACCATAGAGTCAAGAAGTCGAGCAAATCCCAAATAGAATAAACCCAAAGAAATGCATGCCAAGGTACATCAAAATTAAACATCTGAAAACTAAAGGCAAAGATAAAAGTTCTGAAGGCAAGAGAGACATGACCTATCACTGCAGAAGAATACTGTATAGGTAATATCATGTCTCTCAGTGGAAACTCAGAGGTGGCACAATGCTGTTTAAGTGCTGAAAGAAATGTCAGTGATGAACTCTCCGTTTACCAAAATTAGTGTCCAGTAATGAAAGAGTAATAGATTTCCCTAGGAAGGAGACTAAAAGTACGTGTATTAAGGGAAGGAAAGTGAAAAGTGCTCCTCACTGAGCTTCTTGTTATGGTAGACACTTACCAGTGTCACCCAGTCTCAAGGTGCCTTtcaagtggggagagagagatctgaAGGCAGGGAAGGTCTCTGTGGTGGAGGGGAATGAGCACAGTGTGGTGCCACATACACATGCCTTCGCCCCCATGCAGGTGCTGATGGCAAGGGCAGCCTCAACCCAAGCACAGCGGAGCACTTTGAGACTGCAAGCACTCACGTGGCATTATTCCTTTTACTGGTATACTCAGCTTCCTGGTGTCTCTGAGGAAGGGGGGAATCTTAGCCCCTATCTAATTTCTtaaactgaaattacagataatTCAAAGATATAAATGCAAAAACTGATATACAAATTTTCTAGTGTAAGATCTGAATATGAATTGGAAAAAGTGACTCAACCATCAGAGTGTGGTCAGtaatggggctggaaagatggcccagcaaTTAAGGGCACGCTCtttctgaggacccaagtttagttcccagcacctttgccaggtggctcacaaccacatgtaactccaggttccagaaatctgatgccctcgtcTGGCATCTGCAAGTGTggacctgcacacatgtgaacataccttcctcccacacacatacttttacatacatacatatgaacagaCATGCATACCCCCCAcacatacttttaaattaatctttaaaaagaagttagTAGTACTGTAGGGTCAATAAGTATTTGATAGAATAATTTGATAGGATATAGTCTAGGGAACATGCTATAGAAGCATCTCCAGATAGAGAATTTTCCTTTGTCATATAAATTTAGGACACAAAAACTGTTCTTGGTTCATGTTACCTGATTCTCTCCAACCCTCTTCTGAATTATGACTTCCAAGCAATGCTTTAGTTGAGGTCTGACACAAAACACCACATGCAGGACCTTTTACTTACACCAAAGAATCACTCTTGAGGATACAATACAATTTATTGCTTTCTAGAACTTATTCCATTCAATGAGTTGCTTTTAGGATTTAGTAGCAAGGACTAGAAAGTTTCTTTGAAACCTatgttaatatattatatattaagataacatagaaaacacaaattacatctttattttttgttttgctggccAGTAAGCACAGAGCTAAATTCCATTTTAACTTTAATAGCTagaaaatttacttaaaatttccccttaagccgggcggtggggcgcacgcctttaatcccagcactcgggaggcagaggcaggtggatctctgtgagttcgagaccagcctggtctacagagctagttccaggacaggctccaaagccacagagaaaccctgtctcgaaaaaccaaaaaaaaaaaaaaccaaaaaaaactaaaaaaaaaaaaccaaaaaaaaataaaaaaaaataaaatttccccttaattccttaatttttaactacatatatctctctatatatgtatatattaatataaagatatatattataatataatatataccaTGATTCAGATCTATTTTGGAAGTAGTcataatataagataaaataaaattcaaaatctcttgTAATAAGAACTTGGAGTTGACAGCTTCCTTACTGCTTGTAGAGACAAGACTAACATGCTATGGATTACATACTTTACTGGGCCTAAAAGGGAAGGGGGAGTTATTGAGATACATGCAAATTATGATGACAGAATATAGAAGCAACTAATTTACTTTGATGACTGGGGTCTTGCTGCTGTTACAATACTGTACCATCAATATCCTAACTGTAGCTaggggtggaggggaagaaaatttaagtttttccctttaaatgttCTTCTATCCCTCCCCAGATATGCCTTCCTGCTAAGAGGGACACGGCAGATGAAACAactctcctcctgcttctgttggGTTGGCGCCTTAGACATCTATAACTAACTATAAACAATACATTTCATAGGAAGAGGCTACAAAGAACTGAATATGAAATACCTTTTTGCCCcaaatagttataaaaagaaattatatgacATGGATATAATACGCTAATTTATATGTTACATCATTACCCCAGAAAAGGACACAATCATAAAATACACTGTTCTCTCACTAAGACCTACGGTTAGTTCCACTGCTAGTGGAAATTCAAACTTTTACTCAATATTACTTACCTTTCATAAACTGACATTATATATACTTAGATTTTACCTCTTTCAATATCATCCATTGGAGATGCTGGAGACATCTTGTCTTCTGATGGAGAATGGTGTTCAAGATTGGAAGTCCTAGGTGGATTCCacatttgttgctgctgttgttctaGTCTATACTGAACTTTACTACTTCCTTCAACTCtgcaattaaaaatatcaaatacaaaAATAGGCAAGAT
Encoded proteins:
- the Eaf2 gene encoding ELL-associated factor 2, which encodes MNGPAGLAYLDRRERVLKLGESFEKQPRCAFHTVRYDFKPASIDTSCEGNLEVGKGEQVTITLPNIEGSTPPVTVFKGSKRPYLKECILIINHDTGECRLEKLSSNITVKKTRVEGSSKVQYRLEQQQQQMWNPPRTSNLEHHSPSEDKMSPASPMDDIERELKAEASLMDQMSSCDSSSDSKSTSSSSSEDSSSDSEDDDRSSPSGPGTYSSGHSSMSARPQYRTPDTDASRNRFHDNSGLLMSTLRSDLQLSESESDSDD